The following are encoded together in the Nitratidesulfovibrio sp. SRB-5 genome:
- a CDS encoding Hpt domain-containing protein, with protein sequence MPKDREGGTTPSPNRRGQPDQAHADAAAPGTDTGHLLVLVSGARAAVREALSAQVVLLLPGARAHAASPKDETGARVHAASPKDEPGARVHAAGPKDETGATPCRGRCNTSAMPAAPPLLVVRLAGDAPAVPPGWEDAPLAEVRPRDVDGERAPAHASGYADLADVALALARCGQLRRVADTGVPSGQRLSGAALIAAMPEVLRPLLPGVWRTAEALVGQAGDALHARDMVLLARVGHTMRGMAANYAMPEWAACAAALECAANCADMDAASDSLAWLRAALTALSGLPDLSGLPGLPGQSGQSVPSPVGAEPDPHD encoded by the coding sequence ATGCCCAAGGACAGGGAAGGCGGCACCACGCCGTCCCCGAATCGAAGAGGACAGCCGGACCAGGCGCATGCCGATGCAGCCGCGCCGGGAACGGACACGGGGCATCTCCTCGTGCTGGTGAGCGGCGCGCGTGCAGCGGTGCGCGAGGCCCTGTCGGCGCAGGTGGTACTGCTGCTGCCGGGCGCGCGCGCGCATGCCGCAAGCCCGAAGGATGAGACTGGCGCGCGCGTACACGCCGCAAGCCCGAAAGATGAGCCTGGCGCGCGCGTGCACGCCGCAGGCCCGAAGGATGAGACTGGTGCAACGCCGTGCCGGGGCAGGTGCAACACCTCGGCCATGCCTGCTGCGCCTCCGCTCTTGGTGGTGCGGCTTGCGGGGGATGCCCCCGCCGTGCCCCCCGGCTGGGAGGATGCCCCACTGGCGGAGGTGCGCCCCCGCGACGTGGATGGAGAGCGCGCCCCGGCCCATGCATCCGGATATGCGGACCTTGCCGACGTGGCGCTGGCGCTGGCCCGGTGCGGCCAACTGCGCCGGGTGGCCGACACCGGCGTGCCGTCCGGCCAGCGGCTTTCCGGGGCGGCCCTGATAGCGGCCATGCCGGAGGTGCTGCGCCCGTTGCTGCCCGGCGTGTGGCGCACTGCAGAGGCGCTCGTCGGCCAGGCGGGCGATGCGCTGCATGCGCGGGACATGGTGTTGCTGGCCCGTGTGGGCCACACCATGCGCGGCATGGCGGCCAACTACGCCATGCCGGAATGGGCCGCCTGCGCGGCGGCGCTGGAATGTGCCGCCAACTGCGCCGACATGGACGCCGCCTCCGACTCCCTGGCGTGGCTGCGTGCCGCGCTGACGGCCCTGTCTGGCCTGCCCGACCTGTCTGGCCTGCCCGGCCTGCCCGGTCAATCCGGCCAATCTGTTCCGTCTCCTGTGGGCGCGGAGCCCGATCCGCACGATTAG